ATTATCAACCTTTGTTAAGTTAGCATACGGGGCCGGATTTTCGGTTGGAGAAGTGACGGGTGGACAGTTTCTTACAGGAACAGTTCTTATCTTCTTGTTGTCTTTGTTCACGAAAAGAACAAAGCTATCATTAAGACAATCTCGAGAATTGCTACTGGCAGGCATGCCGATGGGGTTAACGGGTATTTTCTATTATATTTCATTACAAACACTTGATGC
This genomic stretch from Desertibacillus haloalkaliphilus harbors:
- a CDS encoding EamA family transporter, which codes for MKVWHYASLVFLAGCCFGILSTFVKLAYGAGFSVGEVTGGQFLTGTVLIFLLSLFTKRTKLSLRQSRELLLAGMPMGLTGIFYYISLQTLDA